The Syngnathus scovelli strain Florida chromosome 18, RoL_Ssco_1.2, whole genome shotgun sequence genomic interval TTGTGTCAACTTAGAGGACGTCTGCGTACGCGTGGATCACTGGCAACTCATTAATTAAACGTTTACTCGCTGTGCCGCCTGAGTCGCCGCTGGCATTTTGGAGGAGATGAAAGAAATGTCAGCGGTTACTACTTTTCATCTTTGACCACCGAGTAGCGATCCGACGAATCTCCCGGGTAAAACCTGCGACCAAATTAGCAAGTTGATTTGCATATCAAAAGAACGCGCGGTTCCAACGGCGGGCGGGAACACCGCCGGCCAATATCGCCGACGTGTCAGTCCTCGTTCAAGTGTGCCTAATAAAGTGTcccgtgtgtcttctgtgtgtacAAAGAAGGAGACGTACAATCAATATTGACTCAATGTGGACTGGATAAAGGATGCGGGTCAGTGGGAGGAGAACTAGCCCATAAAGTGAAGCGATTGCGGTTCATTAAAGCCTTTTGAATACGTGCAGCTTATCGAGCCGCTTATTTACCGCACCTCATAAATGATCACCGGCACTTTAATCGTCTTGTTGTCGTGAGGACTGCAAAGAGACATTTTTATTGTCCTTAATTGCTTGCACGCTCCGGCCGTCAGAATAATCAAATTGTAAAAAAGGCGGGCCAAAAGAAAGTCAATGCTTTTTAAaggaaagtattttttttcaccgGCAAGGTAAATAATGGCAAATAATTAACAAATAAGAGGTTAAGAAGGTGTGCCTCAGGGCTCCTATCTAAGACATATTAAATTAGTGAATTGCACATTTAAATGTGTTACGCTTCATTTTTTAGCTGCTGTTTTGGCATAGCTTCGCTCGGATACGAGGCGTGAGAGCGACATCATCGAATCGGTTTTCTCAGGTTCCGCCGTCCAACGGTTTGTGTGACACAACTGAGGCGGCGCATCCCGTGCTAGCGCTCGAACTCATCAGCGTTTCTTTCTCAGAAATGGaagagaagcttttttttttcctgcgggGAAAAGGTGAACTATTTCCCAAAAGCAGCCTGTGtaccatcacctctcaaaaaagCTTTTTATCTTCCCCGAGATATGAGATCTTTTTCCAATTCTGCAGCCTCCCTGATGATCGTGATAATGATGCTTTCCTACTTTTTGCATCTGACGAGCCAACACGGCCATCCCTCACTATTTATtctcctattaaaaaaaaaaaccaaacacaTTTATCAATCTTGTCATGCAAACGTCCTTGCTGAGAAATCCAGGTAAAATCTCTCAAAGGAGTCATTAATTGTGACATTTGAGGTGTAAGATGGGGAAAATGGGACTGCTTCAACAAAAAGAGCGGAGGTCCAGCTTATTAAAATCTATACGTCGATTATTTAGCGGGGTAGGGCGAAGCATCCCCTGGCAAGGGGCAGCCGGTCGACAGTGAGCCATAAAACAATTAGCTAAAGGTCATACATCAGAAATCAGCTCATTGGTCAGAAGCATGGGACAAAAATGGCTGAAATAACAACGCTTGAAGGCTAAAGACATAAAAGATGAGAAAATGACAGAAAAAGGCCGATGTGGAACAGGGGAAATAAGTTCGAATGATGCTATTAATTACGCAGTTCAATCTGTCATGCGGGAAAGTATAAGAAAACGTTTGACATGCTGCTTGAATTTGGGCAAATGTTGCCTCTTTATTCGGGAATAACAAATTTGTTCACCTGACATTTAAGGCCATGATTCTCACTCTTAAATGAGACAGGTGACACAAGCACTTGGAAGTGGTATGCCACAGGGCTCCTATCCAAGTCCCCTACAGTTTGTATGCTAACAATTGATGCTAACAATGTAtataatttgttgttgttgttttttgaacatgtgaaaaaaaaagagaaaaaaaatagtcatgTTCCCAGCAATGAAGGACTTTGATAATGAATTGATATTTTCACACGGTGTGTTTGTAAATCAGCAAGATTTGTTGtcactttgtgtgtgttgttcatCTTTAAAGGTTGCCTGATTTATGAAAGAAGTTCATCATTTTACGCCGTTCCCTTTCTCCTCACAGACTTTGTTGACTCAACAATTGCTATTTTCCGTCTGTTTTATGTCCTGATGCAGTTTTATATCAtggcaatgattttttttcctcgcatGGGAGACAAAAATCATGTCTGCGTTCACGTTGGCACCATCTGCTTGAATCCCTGCTGGATTGAAAAATGAGCAAGTAAATCACCAGATTTGCCTTGTGATTATTTTGCTGTTTTGACAGTTTTGTCCTGCTGACGCGCAATTAATTAAaacctgcacttttttttttgttttttgctgcttCAACAGAGGACAATGAAAACATGGCAAATCTATGTGGCTGGCGCTAATTAGTGTCACATTTCGATCGTGCTTTAATCGAGTGGCGGTCCAATCGCTAATGAGGAATGTCTCGGGGCTGCGGGTAGCGAGGGGAAGATGAAGTACAGGTGGCGTCTCGTCTAATGACATCCCCGGTGGATGACTACATTACCCAGCAACCCCCAGGCCGGGGACAGGTGGATGGCTTGACAGCAAACAGATCGTTAATGGGAATAACGACGGCCTTAATGAATCGCCTACTTTGTTTGGTCTCCTAATTACTAAATTAATCTCGTATCTATTTAGATCGTTATTTGGATTTGTTGATATTGTCAATTGTTTGTGGATTATACTTTTTTAAGTATCGTACACATTGtaaacaaatttaaaataaattagaGGGGGAGAAAAATTGTGCCACGCGATAATCTGGCGAGAACCCCGAGGGAGGAAACATCATGTCCCATTCCGTCACGGCGGATTAGCAAGCGATGTTGACCACTCGGTCGTTTGCTTCattacaatttcaaatatttgattCCAAATCGCCTTGCGCTTTCGACGGTAATCGGACAGGAAATGCCATTTGCGCATATCAGCAAATGTGGCATTCAATGAGCAAACACGTCACAATGGATTTTTACCAACAAAATCACAGTTTAGCAAGTCAAACTCGTGCAGCAAATAGCAGATTACTTACGACAATTCACAGTTCACCATTCACAAATTTACCTATTTGCACTTTTtcgacaaaaatattttttaatatttgggaCGTTGCAAGGTTTGCATCaaaatatttataattataataataaatactaaGAAGAATAGTAATTACCTACAAAATTAAATttgtttacaatttttttgcatgctacagtgatccctcgctacttcgcgtttcgtttatcgtggcttcactacatcgcggattttttttccaaattaaaaaacaatttaaaagtcaaaataaaacttctaaattgaggaaacatgtgtctaacctttaggacaatgtagtattgctccaaatgttcgtttacattcctttagaagtccgttttcgcgtgttagcacgatcgcgaattagcatcttttggctaactcgttagcctgcccagttctTCTTGTTAGTGactgtacttcgcggatttcacttatcgcgggtggtttttggaaccagttatccgcgataaacgagggattactgtatacacAAAAATTGATAGGCGATATCCATTTACTCTGGCATCAGCAACATCATTATCTCATTAAGAACACCGGGGTTTAAGCCACATTTTAATAATTGATTGATACACAACAAGAACAAAAGAGAGCAAACTTTTTGTGTTATgttttttaatttcatcataAGGTCCGCGGCTTCCCACCGTCTAATTAAGCTCAAAGCCCCAAATCCAGGCAATGATGTCACTGGGATTATTTATGAGGAAGCCACCAGAGAACAGGACAAAACTTCAAAGTGAACTCACTGGCTTCCCGTCAGATGCAAAAGTGTACAACATCTCATCAAATTGCCTCTTTTTTTAGCGTGCCACCAAACACACATTACGTGACCTTTGACTCCGGGGGGCGCCGCTTGTGCCACTTTGACGGAAAAGAGACGTGTCATCTCGGCGGCCACGTCAGGATGTTGCTGTCCTTTTGCACACGACCCCCGGTGACCACTTCAAGCGAGCCGGTGCACAACtcgatattttcttttttccactgTGTGGTGGCCCGCCGAGAACGCCACGAGAGCCCTCGACAGCGAGGACGGAAAAAAGAGGGAATGAATCGAGGCGGGTATATCTATCGCCGGCTGTGTCAATTAAAGCCAAGGCTTATCAAAGCCATTCGATTTGATTAAAATGCAGCGCGCGCTTGACAAGCCAATAACCTCTGACAGATTCATTGAAATTTGACAGACGGCTCCGAGCCACTAAACAAACCTCGGCGGAGAACAGCTGCGCGCACGCCAAGCTGGAAAACTCATAACGTAGTCGGCCCGCACCGCGCTCAGATTGTCTTTCAGACAGACAAGAGTCGGCGTTGAGGCTTGCAAATATTCTGCTTCATTGTCATTTAAATGTGAATAAAATACTCATTACTTTTCCATATGATCCAAAACGGCAACGTCTAATGTGATTCATTTTCTTAAATCACGTTCTGTGATTTCCCTTTCTTGATGCGTGCATGTCAAATTTTGCAactctattattattaaatttttgatttttcaaattgtccaattttcaaattttaatttcATACACGAGCTGATGTCATTGAAAAATATTCTGCAAGTCACGATGGTCTAATGTGATTCATTTACTTAAATCACGTTCTGTGATTTCCCTTTCTTAATGCGTGCATGTCAAATTTTGTAACTATTATAAAATTTTTgatttttcaaattcaaatttgaaaatctcaaaattttcaaattttcaaattttcaaattttcaaattttcaaattttcaaattttcaaattttaatttcATACACGAGCTGATGTCATTGAAAAATATTCTGCAAGTCACGATAGTCTGTGATTCATTTTCTTAAATCACATTCTGTGATTTCCCTTTCTTAATGCGTGCATGTCAAATTTTGtaactattattattaaatttttgattttcaaatttcaagatttgaaaatctcaaaattttcaaattttcaaattttcaaatttttatttcataCACGAGCTGATGTCATTGAAAAATATTCTGCAAGTCACGATGGTCATCAAACCTCttgaaacagtaaaaaaaaaaaaagtctagccACATTTGACTGTAGCTAACatgccatgtttttgttttgccacAGTCTTGCTACGTCAGATCCCACCGAAGACCTGCCGGCGCTCCCCGTTGCGGTCAACCCCAAAGGTGCCAACACCCGCCCACACACACTTTGCACTAAAGCAACACACGAGAGACTTTCAATTTGGACAGACCTCCCGATTGTTTTACAGCCCGGCAACTGTGTGTACTTATTGAGCAAAGCAAAATAACGGCatgaatgaaaaataatgaagtCTCGTACTTAATTGTCTTTGCTTGCAATTTCCCGTGAGGCTCCTACAAAGTGTTTACAACAGGAAGCTtttcatgtttattttctttattgcaAACAAGGCACGATAATATACAATCTCAGATAAGTGATTGTCTCGTTAAATGCGCTTCCACGTGCCGCGCCGTTCGCTCCAAGAGTCATAAAGTTTTCGTTTGTTCAAAACGTCGGCGTCCACATTTATGAGCAACTTTCTCATTAAGTTGTGTCCACATCTCAGATGATTTATGACTTGATGACCAGCACATGTTCTTGACATTATTTCCTGTTATTCCCGCTTACGTCAAACTGCTTCTTTTGTCGGAGAGAATTTTATCATTTGATTTGCCCCCACCTGTTAGCGTTCTCCCATTTTGGCGTCAAAGCGCTTGAAAATGAGCATTCTCCAGTCAAGTGCAACACTTGAGCTATTAACTTTGATTATTGCCAACATGTTGCTTCACGTCCGAAGggacaaaagaaagaaattgtTTTCGTGCTTCATCAAAAAATGATTTTTCATGTGTTAAATCACATTTGACTGGGAGAGCTACGTAAAGTTCTTTGGGGACAGGAAGTTGGTCTTGCTAAAGAAGAgacgaaggaaaaaaaacaataacagaaATAACATGAACAGTGAAAGTCAATGATGAACAAACGTTTCATGACGGCAGTGTAAGATTTCACTCGACTCGGCGAGCTAGGAAAGTATCGGAAAGCGCCATCGAGAGCTTGTTCGCTGAATTGATTGCGACCTTTGCGACCTTTGCGAGTCGGCGGGTGGGAGGCGGCCCGACGGTATTCCCCCGATGACGCCAGATGAGAACGGCTCCCGCCGCCGCTGTCACGTATGTCAAACAGCCGGGGGTCCCCCCCGAAGCGTCGGCGAGATGCCAACAGGCTGCAGCTTTTGAAATACGGGCAAGTCATAAGACATCTTATCGGTGTCTCAAAATGGACCATTGAGAAAATTCAGCAGAGAAGCCTTGCCATGAATACATTTAATAGAAACGTCTGAAAAGCTCAATTTCCTGCCAGCGCCCATTTAACTGTCGCTCTGTCTGCAAAATGTGTGCCCGTTTCTCATATTTgccattcttttctttttcttttcaaacttATGAGGGATTCGCCGACTGACAGGTCGAGGCTCATGAATATGGATGGAACCGTCCATCCGACTGCAAAAGTCGTGCTTGGCTGTCTGATAAGAACCCGTCAAAGTGTAGTTATAGCTATCAAATTATCTCGGCAGTCTAGCTTGCCGTTTGTCGTGTACCGTAATGCGCTGCGCCATTTGAATCGAATGATTCGATTATCGTGACTAATCGTGCAGTTATGAGAACAACATAAATATATCTGATTCTTTTGTGCCCCAAAAAAATTATTGCAAAAAATCATTGCGCGACTTTCTTCTGCCTCCTGGTTATATTGCATGTAATTCCACTTTTGGACACTAGGTGACGCCACACTCTTGTTTACGTTCACAAAATGTGTTCATCCCATGACGCACAGAGAAATACGTGTCGTCTCTTTTCCAAACCTTCCATCAAAGTGTTGTGCCGCTGTGTTGAATCAGATTAGATGAAGACGCTCGCTTGAAAAATTCATTTCAAAAGAACAGTTTGCTTTGATTGGGAACTGAATGAATCCTTTGAAGCCTTCAATGACGTCACAGTGCCGAAAATTGATCAGTTTTAATGTTTCATAACCCTTTGGTCTCCCTCGAGTAGAacacaaaaagagaataaaaataaaaccgcGTTTATTGTCGTTCCAGGCGCACCTGCGATAGGTGACAAATCTGATCAACGTTTGTTAATAAGTTTAGCCCTGCTAGTTTATTCTTtccaatttattttgatacaggacAGTATTCTAGAGTGCCAGCTATTTTTCCTCCTCCATTCCTTGGGGATTCACTGGCAGCCAACCACAATGCTAAAGTCTTTCGAGAAGTTGGACGGGTTTTCCTCTCTGTAGATAATTGCTAATTACggttggtgtgtgtggtgtccacCTCCGGGCAATTGCATATTTAATGAGACAGTTGATTGAACATGGGGTCAATTTGCGGCCCTGGGATGTGGGTTTAACTATTGCTATTAGCGCTTCCCGATCCCATACTGCGGTCGCCATTAAACGGACTAACTCACTTGTGTCAATGATGTGTCATCATGAAAAGTCTCCGGAAAAATCAAACATCACCTAAAAGGCGAGCCGGAGGGAAGCGGGTGGGGTTGTGGGGGTCCGGTGATTCGTCTTTCTCTGGCGCCGTGGAGATGACCGGCGGTGACATCACTCGGAAATGTAAAAaggcttttaaaaagaaaaaaaagagggcaGGCGCACAAGatggaaaaaagaaatgtcAGTTCCCTCAGAAATTGTGTGAATGCAAAGAGATGATGTCATTGAGATCAAAAtggcaaagaaaaacattgaatgGAGTCAAAAAGGAACAAGCACTGAGATCATTTgcgaatgtttattaaaaagttAAAAGTCCTGCGTAGCTGGTCCGGAGTGGCCCTCGGGCGGCGCTAGCGTGAAGTAGCTGCTGTGTTGGAAACGGAGCACCTCGTTGCCCCAGCTGGTCCAACCCGCTCGCAAGCTTCGGGCAAACAGCTCCAGGCACTCGCCGTCCGCTTTCATGTACGGTTTCAGCACCTCTGCGGAGCAAACGGGCGGGCGTCATTAGAGCATCCCAAAAATAGCTTCAATCACTTCTTTCCATTTGCATTCCTTTTTAAGAAAAGAGCTAGATTATATAAATCAATGGATGTTGTTTTGATCAACCCATTTTGTGCTTCACAGGTTCCAAGTGAAAACAAATGACGCCATACcacagccccccccctcccccctccctcccccatcgCATTTATAGGACAGTGCCTGGCGCTGACCTTGAGCCTCAGCACCTGACAATCGCACTTCCTCCGCCAACATGCGGTGAGCAAATAAACGCATAACGCCAGAGGACTGCGGGGGTCTTCTTGGTGTCAGTGCGAGCTTTGACGACCTGATGCCAGACATGTAACGGAGTTTCCCCCTCTGTGGCCCCCAGTGACGAGGAAAGGCGTCACTGACAGGAACCCCCATGCGGGAGGGGGCGGAGCTCGCTTCAGGCTGGCACGACATAAACATCAAAAAAGAAGTGACACTCCCTCGAGGATTGAGTGCGATCGTTGGTGTCTCGTCACAGAGCGATACGGTGCAACTGCGCCCCCCAGTGGCTGCGAGCTACGCAGAAGGTGACGTCAAGCCGATCGTGACGGGGATCGAGCCGTTCGCTGGCCATGCCGTGACGTGCTTTACCGCCCTCTTTGCTCTGCCTTTGGGCCTAACTCATCGAGAATAGTTGGTAAATCGATACGCGTTAGCTCATCCGGAAAGGACCAaatatgaaataacaaaaagaaTGCAGTCTAGATTACTACGTTGGCCAGGCAAGTGAACGAGAAGCAAACGCCCCTTTTCTATGTCAGTTTTAGTCCCCTTTTTGTCATTTCTCACCAAAACTATCTGGAGCCTCGCTTTGCACAGATCAGTGATTTCCCAAACAAAAGATTAGTTACACAAATGTCTGAGTGGATCATCACTCAAGAAAAGAAGATGCAAGTTTGAGCCAGTGGGAAAGCGATTTTGCAGCAAGGAAGAGTGGAGGGGCTTATTGATGCTGCTacagcgccctctagtggtcatGTCCAACAAGTAGATAACGTTTACCTGCCAGTGACGGTTTGTGGGAGTGAAGAGTCGAGGGGATGCTGACAATCAGCCGCTGATCTTGCACGGGGGTGACGCCGCCGACGCAACGCTCTGAGGGGCTGATTTCAAACAGTCAAATTCATGTTTAAGTTTAATTCTTAGGCCGCAAAAAGAAAAGTCACCTTGACCGGGAATGTCCGCGATATCGCCCTAGGATCAGCACTTCGTACGGTTTCTTGTGCGGTGAATCCAGCGGGAAGACAAACTGACCATCTGCGGTCAcctaggagggggaaaaaaaaaatcaatggagGCTCCTGCAACTTTTAACCTTGCTAGTGGACCAGAATCAAGTGCCAAATCTTGAGCAAGTCGTTTAAGTGGTGCTCCGTGCGACCTCCAGTGGACACATTGTGCAACAGTTACTTTTATTTGGAAAACGAGCAATAAACGACACTTGTGCCTTCAAAGCACAGTGGTGGGACAATTTGCGTGTTTCCCCACCTACCTTGACCCAGAACCACTGGGCCACGGCCTCCACCCCCCAGTGCGGGTACAGCTCGTGGCGGACGAAGCGCAGGTGGCTGGGTCGGTTGGTCACCCAGGTGACCACCAGACTATTGAGGGATGCCAACTGAGGGATGGGGAGTCTTTTCAACTGAGATGAAGGTAGACAAGCGTACCTAGCAGGACACAAACCATCGActcaaaatggcagactttttttttttttgcttttatgtgTAGTGTGTCCAAAATGTACCTACGACTCCTTTTGGCAGATTTGTTTTCCCATGGTGGATCCATGACGATGAGGTCAAACTTGTGTCCATCTGCGTGGGGGGAAATCAAGCACTTTTGAAAAACTTCTTATCATTTGGATTTTTGTACTCACATCGGAGGAGCGGGTGCATCCGGGAGAAATCCGAGAGCAGGAAGGCCGCGCGTGGCGGAATAACGTACTCCTCCCCCATCAGCATCGTCACCGCCGCCTGTTCTGCTGGGTTCTCCGTCATGCGGGAAAACAAGTCCAGATGGGACGTGTCGCCACTGGCGTCAAGTAACTGGACGCAGTTCTCTGGGTCCTCATCGTCCATCAGAGGAAGTTCTTTGGCCATGTCGCACAAACTCGCCAGGTTACACTCTGCACAGAGTAGGGAGTCCGTCTCAGCATCCGTCCCTTTATGCAGGTAGCCCAAAAGTGTGGCAGACTCCACTAAGGACTTGGTTCCGTCCAGGACGATAGATCGGACCTGCATCaacaaaacaacattttgaAGGACTTTCTCTTTCCCAAATTGAAGGCAGAGCTTTTATATTGTTACACTTGCCACTCTCAAAAAGCTGGGGATTTTAGGAGAGGTGCTTACTTACCTTCTCATGAAAGGCCTTCGAATCGAGCTCTCCTTGGTTGAGCTCACTGCGCTTTCGCTTCCGCTTCTGAAACAAACACTGAATCTCAATGAATATTGACCGCTGCCCTTTTAGTGAAGGTAATATCTCTACTTCTTTAACCCAATGCTGGAATATTGTAATGTTGCTATTTGCCTCGCCCAAGACATCAACATGAACTAGACAACAGGTTTATTAGTTTCTACCTTTGTAGCACTCTTGTGCAGCTGCAAGACTTCCTGGTTTTCTGCATGCACAGAAGTCTTATGTATAATATTACTGATttcattgttgttgttatgATTGCCACCGCCATGACGTTTTAAAATCCGGAAGTATTGCCTTTTAAAGCGTGCCTTGAATTCTGACTTGAGCTCGCCATGCTGTCGAAAGCAGCGCACGTAATCCTGGTCGATGAGCGAGCAGGCGTCCAACAACCACCCGTGTGTGTCCTCGACCACCACCGACATTGTCCAGCTAGTCGGCTTTAGGAAAAGGGCAAAGGTGGCCTTCGGTTTGTTCTTTTTAATGAGGTTTGCTTTGGGCCACACAGGGCGCCGCCATTAGCCCCAAACACAACATTGGGATGCTGCATTCTATGTCACTCGGAAATCGGAGACCTCATCTCTTCGCTCCAGTAACTCACAGGTAATGCTATTTGTAATCCTGAAATTCGCCACTTTTTAGCCCTTTGACGTTAAATACATTTGTTGATAAACAGCATACTTATGTTGGTCGTaggtcttgtttttgtttgctttccaCTAATCAAAATTATGAGTGTTttactttttcatttttactgCAATGCCGCATTGGAACCAAGCAAGCTCATTGGCTTTCGCGTTGtttcgttttttattttttgttggaaACCTTTATTTACAACAATGCAATGCCATATTAAATACAAAAATTGCACTGTAAACTCAGAAAAATATAAACTACACTAATAAGTACGCGGCATGTACATTCATGCAGagagtgaataaaaaataacattttttctCGCTATTTGGCGAGTTGACGCACAAGACTGACAGTCACGTTAAAACTCATTAATCAGTCACATTAACACATTGTAAACTCTTTTTTCCACGCAGCTCTCGGGTCGGTATGCATAAATTTATACCCTGAATTATTGGAGAATGACGTCATGAAAAGGCGTGTAATGTGGGGGTGTCCTTCATTCATTGCTGGTGGTGGGGGGTACAGCGGTACACCCCATACAGACTTGAGTGGAGTTGTCAGATTCTCTCTGCGCTGTCTTCACAGCTCACTGGAGCGTCGGACACTTGGTCCAAACAGATTTTGGGACACTTCATGCCACCATGCAGAAGTATTTTATCTGCGTCCTGCCTCTCGCCCTGCTTTTAATAAGCGCACAAGTTTCACAAGGAACCCCTTTCCGACATGGGGGCGCGCACTCGACCTCCGAAATGCGCCAAAGAAACAAGTAAGTCCACTTTGCTCCCTTGTTTTTATGCTGCATAAAAGGAGAGCGCCCGTCGCGCAAGCGGGCATTAATGGAGCGTTTGCCGCCGCAGAAACTGGTGCGCACACGTCGTGCACAAAAACGTCAGCTGCGTCGTGGTGGCCGGATCGGAAAGCTTTGCGCAGCCGGAGTTTCTGCCTTGTCCACCGGAGATGATCAACTGTGCCCCTCACGtcatgtaagtctgaatgccatGATTTGTGTAAGGTGTTGGTCACGTGGTTGGATGGGACCTGGATGGGTGATGATGCTGACGCTTTTGTTAGTtaactattgtaaatgaattaaATGCCTGCTCAATTGCCACATGTTCCCTAGATACCGGACTCACTTCAGGCCCACGTACAAGTTGGACTACAAGACGGTGACAGAGCTGCAGTGGAGGTGCTGCCCAGGCTACCAAGGCCACGACTGCATGGAGGTGAAAATCGGCATCAAGCTACCAGAGCGAAACATCGAAAATCTGCTACCGATATCATCTGGACGCATTTCACCCAAGCCTACGGAGCAGGGGGATCGGCCAGGGAACCATCCGTGGCGAGGTCCCAGTGGTGATCCTCGCCTTGAGGATGAGGTGCAGCGGCTCTCCCAGATGGTTCTGGACATGCAGGCCAGAATAACTGACATGTCCTCCAACCTGAGGCTGGACTTCCAGGAGGACGCAAGCAAGATGCTAGCCGTGCTGCTGGAACAGACGCAACAGCCCCCCCAGCCCGCCAGAGGTGCCGAGACCAGGACCTTGGACTTGCTCTCAGTGGATGATCTTGTGGACAAGATCAGCCTCTTGGAGAGCAGAATTGACACCTGGAACCATC includes:
- the mettl4 gene encoding N(6)-adenine-specific methyltransferase METTL4, translating into MSVVVEDTHGWLLDACSLIDQDYVRCFRQHGELKSEFKARFKRQYFRILKRHGGGNHNNNNEISNIIHKTSVHAENQEVLQLHKSATKKRKRKRSELNQGELDSKAFHEKVRSIVLDGTKSLVESATLLGYLHKGTDAETDSLLCAECNLASLCDMAKELPLMDDEDPENCVQLLDASGDTSHLDLFSRMTENPAEQAAVTMLMGEEYVIPPRAAFLLSDFSRMHPLLRYGHKFDLIVMDPPWENKSAKRSRRYACLPSSQLKRLPIPQLASLNSLVVTWVTNRPSHLRFVRHELYPHWGVEAVAQWFWVKVTADGQFVFPLDSPHKKPYEVLILGRYRGHSRSSPSERCVGGVTPVQDQRLIVSIPSTLHSHKPSLAEVLKPYMKADGECLELFARSLRAGWTSWGNEVLRFQHSSYFTLAPPEGHSGPATQDF